The Actinobacillus equuli genome includes a window with the following:
- the queF gene encoding NADPH-dependent 7-cyano-7-deazaguanine reductase QueF (Catalyzes the NADPH-dependent reduction of 7-cyano-7-deazaguanine (preQ0) to 7-aminomethyl-7-deazaguanine (preQ1) in queuosine biosynthesis), whose translation MNYNDKSLSALKLGQKTEYKSEYDPTLLQPVPRKLNRDGLGITEQQPFDRGADVWTCYELSWLNENGLPQVAIADVAIDFRSENLIESKSFKLYLNSFNQTKFASLEQVEQTLAKDLSQCASGQVSVKVYKLSAYTQQPIVDFAGECIDEQDIQIDSYEFSNEYLAGVAEGEVVEETLVSHLLKSNCLITSQPDWGSVQIHYVGKKLNREKLLRYLVSFREHNEFHEQCVERIFTDLMQFAQPEKLTVYARYTRRGGLDINPFRSNFESVPQNLRMARQ comes from the coding sequence ATGAACTACAACGATAAATCATTATCTGCCCTGAAATTAGGGCAAAAAACCGAGTATAAAAGCGAATATGATCCTACGCTTTTGCAACCTGTTCCCCGTAAATTAAACCGTGACGGTTTGGGGATTACCGAACAACAACCGTTTGATCGAGGTGCAGATGTTTGGACCTGTTATGAATTGTCTTGGTTAAACGAAAACGGTTTACCACAGGTAGCGATTGCCGATGTGGCAATTGATTTTCGCAGCGAGAATTTAATTGAATCAAAAAGCTTTAAGCTCTATTTAAACAGCTTTAACCAAACCAAATTTGCCTCATTGGAACAAGTGGAACAAACATTGGCTAAAGATCTCAGCCAATGTGCAAGCGGTCAAGTTTCGGTAAAAGTTTACAAATTATCTGCTTACACCCAGCAACCGATTGTTGATTTTGCCGGTGAGTGTATTGATGAACAAGATATTCAAATTGACAGTTACGAATTTTCTAACGAGTATTTAGCAGGCGTGGCAGAAGGGGAAGTGGTTGAAGAAACCTTGGTCAGTCATTTGTTGAAATCAAACTGCTTGATTACCTCGCAACCGGACTGGGGCAGTGTGCAAATTCACTATGTCGGTAAAAAATTGAATCGAGAAAAATTATTACGCTATTTAGTGTCATTCCGTGAACATAATGAGTTCCACGAACAATGCGTAGAGCGTATTTTTACCGATCTTATGCAATTTGCACAGCCGGAAAAATTAACGGTGTATGCACGTTATACCCGCCGAGGCGGTTTGGATATTAATCCGTTCCGTTCAAATTTTGAGTCTGTTCCGCAAAATTTGAGAATGGCAAGACAGTAA